Proteins found in one Acinetobacter sp. XH1741 genomic segment:
- the pth gene encoding aminoacyl-tRNA hydrolase, with the protein MSNISLIVGLGNPGSEYAQTRHNAGFWFVEQLAVKYGIILKNDPKFHGISGRGNIEGHDVRLLLPTTFMNRSGQSVVPFSKFYQIAPEAILIAHDELDMNPGVIRLKTGGGHGGHNGLRDIVPHIGPNFHRLRIGIGHPGSKERVSGHVLGKAPSSEQSLMDGAIDHALSKVKLLVQGQVSQAMNQINAYKPA; encoded by the coding sequence GTGTCAAATATTTCGCTAATTGTTGGTTTGGGCAATCCTGGTTCAGAATATGCCCAAACCCGCCATAATGCAGGCTTTTGGTTCGTTGAACAGCTTGCAGTTAAATATGGCATTATATTAAAAAATGATCCAAAATTTCACGGAATCAGTGGTCGTGGTAATATAGAAGGACACGATGTTCGCTTACTTCTACCAACGACTTTCATGAATCGTTCCGGGCAAAGTGTTGTTCCTTTCTCAAAGTTTTATCAAATTGCTCCTGAAGCAATTCTGATTGCTCATGATGAACTAGATATGAACCCTGGTGTAATTCGTCTTAAAACAGGCGGTGGACACGGCGGTCATAACGGTTTACGTGACATTGTCCCACACATTGGTCCAAATTTTCATCGTTTACGTATTGGTATTGGACATCCAGGTTCAAAAGAAAGAGTTTCTGGACATGTGCTCGGAAAAGCGCCAAGTAGTGAACAAAGCCTGATGGATGGAGCAATTGATCATGCTCTATCAAAAGTAAAGTTACTTGTTCAAGGACAAGTATCACAGGCCATGAACCAAATTAATGCGTATAAACCAGCTTAA
- a CDS encoding DUF2157 domain-containing protein, which produces MQIRDYYPFRNTLFIQHLHIFSYLFMAVSILYLIAANWLMLPDSVQILIPPTILLVTAWLSVKDTLNQGVRQTLHGVCGLMIGLSLAVIGQVYQTGADSYLLFLIWTLLLLPWLYRPNIGIFALVCITSQLTLFLFFKQTFWAEKFPYLYLFTLNLLSLIEFWICIKKYRALRFVFIAWFAVISIIGMIQYLSNANIPYLISASFSGIIAFYYFFKKDDQLCASLMAAVLGVTATIWLVDGINHLFKDSNEFIFLLIAGIIFTWFALISYFLIKIFRQSRFYVIPLAIGAWLAGLALAAFTLVFWKAISLVIGVMYVVLATILLRKSQSNFFRQFAYCLFVSGQTAFLFHLGSETDQILWVLIAQIFILCISYFIKPHWFFILIQIFATYGIAFIYLLQMDHSLWSLNSTETYFNLTLLNYLIFSLVLLMGTKKMALYERSLFLSVLVVILVSSFFNTFMGLALVDLTDRPLWFIYILPSVWLLCFSFFYLYRQLQPFAFGAFLIFGILLIVLGYFEVFILFTILIWSLKNKDRIVYGITLIVFAFVFWQLYYNLQLSFLAKSASILISGVVLLALYGLLQQETKYNFIQGEK; this is translated from the coding sequence ATGCAGATTAGAGACTATTATCCCTTTAGGAATACTTTATTTATTCAGCATCTCCATATTTTCAGTTATCTATTTATGGCGGTAAGTATTCTGTATTTGATTGCTGCTAACTGGTTAATGCTCCCAGATAGCGTTCAGATACTCATTCCACCTACCATATTACTTGTTACAGCTTGGCTGAGCGTAAAAGATACCTTAAATCAGGGAGTCCGACAGACTTTACATGGTGTTTGCGGTCTTATGATTGGTTTGAGTTTGGCCGTAATTGGGCAAGTTTATCAAACTGGCGCAGACAGTTATTTACTTTTCTTGATTTGGACATTACTTTTACTGCCGTGGCTGTATCGGCCGAATATTGGAATCTTTGCTTTAGTTTGTATTACTAGCCAACTCACATTATTTTTATTTTTTAAACAGACTTTCTGGGCAGAAAAATTTCCTTATTTATACTTATTCACTCTAAATTTATTAAGTCTCATAGAGTTTTGGATCTGTATAAAGAAGTATCGTGCATTACGTTTTGTTTTTATTGCTTGGTTTGCTGTCATTTCAATCATTGGAATGATTCAATACTTATCGAATGCAAACATTCCTTATCTGATCTCGGCTTCCTTTTCAGGAATAATCGCTTTTTATTATTTCTTCAAAAAAGATGATCAATTATGTGCCAGTTTAATGGCTGCTGTTCTTGGTGTAACGGCCACCATATGGCTTGTAGATGGGATTAATCATCTATTTAAAGATTCTAATGAATTCATCTTTTTATTGATTGCGGGCATTATTTTTACTTGGTTTGCGCTGATTAGTTATTTTTTAATAAAAATTTTTCGTCAAAGCCGTTTTTATGTCATTCCTTTAGCAATTGGTGCTTGGCTTGCAGGCTTAGCTCTTGCAGCTTTTACTTTAGTATTTTGGAAGGCTATTTCTTTAGTTATCGGGGTTATGTATGTCGTATTAGCTACTATTCTTTTAAGAAAATCCCAGAGTAATTTCTTTCGACAATTTGCCTATTGCTTATTTGTGAGTGGGCAGACTGCTTTTTTGTTTCATCTTGGTTCAGAAACGGATCAAATCTTATGGGTGTTAATTGCACAAATTTTTATCTTATGTATTAGCTATTTTATTAAACCACACTGGTTTTTTATTCTCATTCAAATATTCGCTACTTATGGCATAGCATTCATCTATTTACTACAGATGGACCATTCATTGTGGTCACTAAATTCTACCGAGACTTATTTTAATTTAACCTTGCTTAACTATTTAATTTTTAGCTTAGTACTCTTGATGGGAACTAAGAAGATGGCACTTTATGAGCGCAGCCTTTTCTTAAGTGTACTTGTGGTCATTTTGGTGAGTTCTTTCTTTAATACTTTTATGGGATTAGCACTTGTTGATTTAACCGATCGACCTTTATGGTTTATTTATATATTACCGAGCGTGTGGCTACTGTGTTTTAGTTTTTTCTATTTATATAGACAACTCCAACCTTTTGCTTTTGGTGCCTTTTTAATTTTTGGCATATTGCTTATTGTGCTTGGCTATTTCGAAGTTTTTATTCTATTCACTATTTTGATATGGTCTTTGAAAAATAAGGATCGCATCGTTTATGGTATTACTCTCATTGTATTTGCATTTGTATTTTGGCAACTTTATTACAACTTACAATTAAGTTTTTTAGCTAAAAGTGCATCTATCTTGATATCGGGAGTTGTATTGTTAGCGTTATACGGATTACTCCAGCAAGAAACTAAATATAATTTTATTCAAGGAGAAAAATAA
- the panD gene encoding aspartate 1-decarboxylase, which produces MLSRLLKCKIHRAVVTHAELHYEGSCAIDGVLMDLAGIREYEEIHVWNVTNGKRFTTYAIRGEDNSGIISVNGGAAHQADVGDLVIIATFGDFTEVEANAHKPRLVYANPDNTVNHTANCIPVQVA; this is translated from the coding sequence ATGCTATCTCGTTTATTAAAATGCAAAATTCACCGTGCAGTTGTAACCCATGCTGAACTTCACTATGAAGGTTCTTGTGCAATTGATGGCGTATTGATGGATTTAGCTGGTATTCGCGAATACGAAGAAATCCACGTTTGGAACGTAACTAACGGCAAGCGCTTCACAACTTATGCGATTCGTGGTGAAGACAACTCTGGCATTATTTCTGTAAATGGCGGTGCTGCCCATCAAGCAGATGTTGGTGATTTAGTCATTATCGCAACTTTTGGTGATTTCACAGAAGTTGAAGCAAATGCTCATAAACCACGTTTGGTTTATGCAAATCCAGATAATACAGTCAACCACACAGCGAACTGTATTCCTGTACAAGTTGCATAA
- the rplY gene encoding 50S ribosomal protein L25, whose amino-acid sequence MANFVLNAQARAEDKQGKGASRRLRRESLVPAIIYGGNAEPVTVTLELRELVKALESNAFFEEVVEIKVGDKVENVKIQALQRHPSKNTPMHADFKRA is encoded by the coding sequence ATGGCAAACTTCGTATTAAACGCTCAAGCGCGTGCTGAAGACAAACAAGGGAAAGGTGCGAGCCGCCGCCTTCGTCGCGAATCTTTAGTTCCAGCTATCATCTACGGTGGTAACGCTGAGCCTGTAACTGTTACTTTAGAACTTCGTGAGCTTGTAAAAGCATTAGAAAGCAATGCTTTCTTTGAAGAAGTTGTAGAAATTAAAGTGGGCGACAAAGTTGAAAACGTTAAAATCCAAGCGTTACAACGTCACCCATCTAAAAACACTCCTATGCACGCTGACTTCAAACGCGCATAA
- a CDS encoding ribose-phosphate pyrophosphokinase: protein MPNLVVFSGNAHPQFAQKVVSHLHIPLGAASVGHFSDGEISVEITENVRGKDVFIVQPTCAPTNDNLMEILVMADALRRASAGRITAVIPYFGYARQDRRPRSARVPITAKVVADMLTTVGIDRVVMIDLHADQIQGFFDIPVDNIYGTPALLADLRQQQHDNLMVVSPDVGGVVRARAVAKQMGDIDLAIIDKRRQKANESQVMHLIGDVKNRDCVIVDDMVDTAGTLCKAADALKQFGARRVVAYATHPVLSGKAIENLRNSVIDELVVTDTIPLSEEALNLGKIRQVSVASMVAETIRRINNEESISAMFDSL, encoded by the coding sequence ATGCCCAATCTTGTCGTTTTTAGTGGAAATGCTCATCCACAGTTCGCTCAAAAAGTCGTAAGTCACTTACATATCCCTCTAGGTGCTGCATCAGTCGGTCACTTTTCTGATGGAGAAATTTCAGTAGAAATTACTGAAAATGTTCGTGGTAAAGACGTATTTATCGTTCAGCCTACTTGTGCTCCTACCAATGATAACCTTATGGAAATCTTGGTTATGGCAGATGCTTTGCGTCGTGCAAGTGCTGGTCGTATTACCGCTGTTATCCCTTATTTTGGTTATGCTCGCCAAGACCGTCGTCCACGTTCTGCGCGTGTGCCGATTACAGCTAAAGTTGTTGCAGACATGCTTACCACTGTTGGTATTGATCGTGTCGTAATGATTGACTTACATGCTGACCAAATTCAGGGCTTCTTCGATATTCCAGTCGACAACATCTACGGTACTCCTGCTTTGCTTGCTGACTTACGTCAACAGCAACATGATAACCTTATGGTGGTTTCTCCTGACGTTGGTGGTGTAGTACGTGCTCGTGCTGTTGCCAAACAGATGGGTGACATCGATTTAGCTATCATCGACAAACGTCGTCAAAAAGCCAATGAGTCGCAAGTTATGCACTTGATTGGTGACGTAAAAAATCGTGATTGTGTTATTGTAGATGACATGGTTGATACTGCTGGTACATTGTGTAAAGCAGCTGATGCACTTAAGCAATTTGGTGCACGTCGTGTTGTTGCTTATGCAACTCACCCTGTACTTTCAGGTAAAGCAATTGAGAACTTACGTAACTCAGTCATTGATGAGTTAGTTGTAACTGACACAATTCCTCTTTCTGAAGAAGCATTGAACTTAGGTAAAATTCGCCAAGTTTCTGTTGCTAGTATGGTTGCTGAAACGATTCGTCGTATTAATAACGAAGAGTCTATCAGCGCGATGTTCGATAGTTTATAA
- a CDS encoding GDYXXLXY domain-containing protein encodes MKKYFSLILAMVTLLFFAGLVAKNEWHLHQSKSIFIKLKPVDPRSILQGDYMALAYELNLQSLKALSGSESEALDLVIFNHASVPVKVILDSKNRVVRTILDTHNSFAGQSLILKNPENRLQALYPASQSFLFAEGLAHCYEKARYAEFKVNAKGEATLFELRGEELQPLNCKQQQSWWKGAARSL; translated from the coding sequence ATGAAAAAATATTTTTCTCTTATTCTTGCAATGGTCACCCTATTATTTTTTGCAGGATTAGTAGCGAAAAATGAATGGCATCTACATCAGAGTAAAAGTATTTTTATTAAGCTTAAGCCAGTTGATCCGCGTTCAATTTTACAAGGAGACTATATGGCACTGGCTTATGAGTTAAATTTACAATCTCTCAAAGCGCTTTCGGGAAGTGAAAGCGAGGCTCTAGATCTGGTAATTTTTAATCATGCTTCCGTTCCAGTAAAAGTTATTTTGGATTCAAAAAATCGTGTAGTTCGTACAATTTTAGATACTCATAACTCATTTGCGGGACAAAGTTTAATTTTAAAAAATCCGGAAAATCGCTTACAGGCTTTGTATCCAGCGTCTCAAAGCTTTTTATTTGCCGAAGGGCTAGCTCATTGTTATGAGAAAGCAAGATATGCAGAATTTAAGGTGAATGCAAAAGGAGAGGCGACTTTATTTGAATTGCGGGGAGAAGAGCTTCAGCCTTTAAACTGTAAACAGCAACAAAGTTGGTGGAAGGGCGCGGCTAGAAGTTTATAA